The sequence CGAAGGCCAGGGTCCAGACCTTGGCCGTATGTCCCTGGAGCAGCCCCACGGGCCGGCCGTCGGCCACGGACCAGAGCTGGATGTCCGGGTCCCCCGCCACCGCGACGAGCGTCCCATCCGGACTGAAGGCCACCGCGCGCACGGAGCCCTTCACCCCGGGCAGCTCCAGCAGCACGCGTCCCGAACGCGCCTCCAGCACCAACGCCTTGCCCTTCAGCGTGCCCACCACCAGGCGCTCGCGGTCCGGGCTCACCGCCAGGGACACCGCGGCCTCCGTGGCGCCAGACTCGGAGGCAGGCGTGCTCGTGTCCGCGAGGTGCCACCGCCGCCAGCCGTCCTCACCGCCTGAGATGAGCTCACGGTCCTGGGTGAACGCGACCGCCTCCACCCAGACGGAGTGCCCGCGCAGCAGCGCCTCCGCGGGGACCTCCGGCCGGCGCCACACGTCGAGGACTCCGTCCATCCCGCCCGAAGCGAACGTGCGTCCGTCCGGAGCCAGGGCCACGCTCATCACGGCGGCGGGGTGCGCATCCAGCCGCTCCAGCAGCGCGCCCCCGGGCCCCTCACTGAGCCGCACGCTCCCGTCCCACCCTCCCTGGACCAGGAGCTGGAACGCGCCGTCGATGGCGGCGACGGAGACGTTGCCGGAGTCGCGCAGCACGTCCACGAGCTGCCCCGACCGCGCATCCCAGAAGCGCACGGCGCGGTCGCCCGCCGCCGTCATGATGCGCTGTCCGTCCGAGGAGAACGCGCCCGCCTCCACCTTCTCCCCATGGCCCACGAGGCGGTGGACCTCCTTGCGCGACGTCAGGTCCCAGACCCGGGCGCTCCGGTCCGCGCTCGTCGACAGGAGCCGTCCGCCCTCCGGAGAGAAGGCGACGGCGATGACGTTGTCGTCATGTTCGAAGCGCAGCGTTTCAGCACCGGTCGCGACGTCCCAGACGCGGACCGCATTGTCCAGGCCACCGGAGGCCAGCCGCCCTCCGTCAGGAGAGAAGGCCAGCCCGAGCACCACGTCGGTGTGCCCCGGAATCACCGCGTGCTGCCGGCCCCGGCGCCAATCCCAGACACGGATCTCCCCGGGTCTGCCCGCGGAAGCCAGCCAGCGTCCGTCCGGGGAGAAGGCGACGGCGTGGACCTCGGCCGTGTGTCCCCGGAGCTCCGCCAGCAGCTCGCCGCGCTCCACGGCCCAGAGCCGCACGACGGAGTCGTAGTGCCCGGAGGCCAGCACCCGGCCATCCGGCGTGAACGCGAGGGCCAGCACCGAGCCCGTGATCCGCTGCGACCAGCGCAGCGTGGAGGCATGGTCCACCGCCCGGCCCAATCCCCACTGCGCCGCGAGCGAGTCCCGCGATGCGCGGGCCAGCGCGAACGACGCCGCCGCCACGCCCCACTGCCGTGACTCGGTGGCCGCCTTCCCCTGCGCCTCGTGGACGCGGGCGCGCAGGTCCCGCTCCGTCGCGGTGTCCGGCGCGTCGCCACCAGAGGGCCGGTGCGCCGAACAGGAAGCAAGCAACAGCGCGAGACACCACCACCGCATGGGGCTCCTCCCTCGGGCGTAGAGCCTCCGCGCCCTGGGCCCGGGACCGTACCCCGGAGCCGGGAGGAAGCCATGCCCGCGCCTACAGGCCCGTCGGATAGGTCTCCGGCGCTTCGCCGCGCTCCCAGCCGGCGGTGCGCTCCAGCGGTTCGAGCGCACGCGTCTCATCGATGTGCAACATCGCGTCGAACTGCTCGGGCAGCCGGGTGTGGAAGTAGTGGCTCATGCGCTCCGATTGGGGCCGGTAGATGACGCCGATGGCCCGCTGCAGGCGCCGCTCCCGGAGCGCTCCGGCGGCCTCGCCCAGCTCGCGGAGGTCCAGCAGGAAGCCCGGCATCCCGACCTGGTGGAAGAGGGACTCGTAGCTGCCCGGCAGCCCGTGGCGGACCTTCTTGCGCTCGGCGGATCCGCCCCAGTTGGAGGCCGCGGTGACGGTGCCCCGGTACGTGCTGAAGCCGATGAGCCGCGTCGCGCCCGGGTGCCGCTGGCGCGTCAGCTGTCCCAGGTTCACCTCGCCCGCGCCCCCCATCTCCGTCGCGCGGGCATCCCCGACATGGGAGTTGTGAGCCCAGACCACGACCCGCGCGTCGCCGGAGCGCCGCGACAGGAACGCCCGCAGCGTGTCCAGCGTGTCCGCCATGTGCGTGTCGCGCAGGTTCCAGGACGAGACGCGCCCATGGAACATGGACCGGTAGTACTCCTCCGCGTTCTGGACGACGCGCGCGTTCTGCTCCGCCTCGAACTGCGCGTCCTCCGCCGCGTGCCCGTCCCGGTGCAGCAGGGACTCGCGCTCCCGCTGAAGTTCTCGCAGTTGAGCAATGACCTGCCGCTCGCAGTCCGGTGACAGCCCCAGCGTGGTCGCGTGGCCGTAGTCCTGCGGATCCTCCCCGAAGTGCTCGAAGCAC comes from Corallococcus macrosporus and encodes:
- a CDS encoding WD40 repeat domain-containing protein, with the protein product MRWWCLALLLASCSAHRPSGGDAPDTATERDLRARVHEAQGKAATESRQWGVAAASFALARASRDSLAAQWGLGRAVDHASTLRWSQRITGSVLALAFTPDGRVLASGHYDSVVRLWAVERGELLAELRGHTAEVHAVAFSPDGRWLASAGRPGEIRVWDWRRGRQHAVIPGHTDVVLGLAFSPDGGRLASGGLDNAVRVWDVATGAETLRFEHDDNVIAVAFSPEGGRLLSTSADRSARVWDLTSRKEVHRLVGHGEKVEAGAFSSDGQRIMTAAGDRAVRFWDARSGQLVDVLRDSGNVSVAAIDGAFQLLVQGGWDGSVRLSEGPGGALLERLDAHPAAVMSVALAPDGRTFASGGMDGVLDVWRRPEVPAEALLRGHSVWVEAVAFTQDRELISGGEDGWRRWHLADTSTPASESGATEAAVSLAVSPDRERLVVGTLKGKALVLEARSGRVLLELPGVKGSVRAVAFSPDGTLVAVAGDPDIQLWSVADGRPVGLLQGHTAKVWTLAFDSTGRRLASGGADKTVRTWDVERRQALLRLDMGEPVRAVAFTPSEPHLVTAGMRQPIRVWDVEEGRLLRTLDAHTVGVLALAVSPDGRFLASSGVEEVVKVWGLPSGEPLGTVTGQQGFLSALAFSPDGALLVSAASDRTLQLIRFQSIAHPPPAGAGLEDLLRRYGLVWDEARFLLQHR
- a CDS encoding erythromycin esterase family protein translates to MATREDALLVRAIAETVRPLQGTREDLDPLMDLVGDARCVLIGEATHGTHEFYRLRALLTRRLIEEKGFSAVAVEADWPDAYRINRYVRAVGTDVDAVESLADFQRFPSWMWRNADVLDFAGWLRTHNDRLPVREKVGFYGLDLYSLHASMGAVLTYLDRADPEAARRARHRYACFEHFGEDPQDYGHATTLGLSPDCERQVIAQLRELQRERESLLHRDGHAAEDAQFEAEQNARVVQNAEEYYRSMFHGRVSSWNLRDTHMADTLDTLRAFLSRRSGDARVVVWAHNSHVGDARATEMGGAGEVNLGQLTRQRHPGATRLIGFSTYRGTVTAASNWGGSAERKKVRHGLPGSYESLFHQVGMPGFLLDLRELGEAAGALRERRLQRAIGVIYRPQSERMSHYFHTRLPEQFDAMLHIDETRALEPLERTAGWERGEAPETYPTGL